The Tautonia plasticadhaerens nucleotide sequence TTCATCATGCGGTGATCCTCCAGGTGGTGCCGTTGTAGTAGAAGGTGAGCGCGCCGTAATTCTCCGAAATGGTCGGGTTCACCACGCCGTCGAAGGTGCCAGTCAGGGTAATCGGGTAGGTCTGGGCATTGCCCGCGCCGTCCTTGACGGTGAACTGCTTATAGGGGGTGACTTTCGTGGGGAGCGTCACGCTCGTCGTGGCGGGGACTGTCTTTGCGATCTCCACCAGCGTGTCGGAATTGGACATCGTGACCGCGCCTGATGCGATGACAACGCGACCGTTCGGCCTTCCGGGGAAGCCGTTGTCGTCCTCATAGAGCGCGGCGCAGATGGCCGGGGTTCCGATGGCGGTCTTGTTCGTCAGGTTGGTGCTGCCGAAATTGTTGCCGTAAACGTGAACGCTGGTTAATGCGTTATCGGCCACGGAGCCGGAATCCACGATGATCGGATAGGCGGTCGCGCCCGCGTAGGAAACCGAATTACGCTCCACCTCGAAGCGGGAGACGGCGAGCGTCTTGGCCGAAGCATTGCCCCCGATAAGGCGGATGAAGCCTTCCGAGCCGGAGCCGTTGGAATTGATGTTCACACACTCGTTGCCCTTCACGCTCAGCCGGGTGACCGTGGCGTTGTTCGGGAAGTTGAGCACGATGAACGAGCGGGCAAGGCCGGTGACGAAATTGTCGCGGAAGATGATCTCGTTCGCCGCAGCGGTGGACGACGAACCCGCCGAGCAGGTGATGTAGCCGAAGCGGAACATCGGCCCGTTGATGATTTTGTTGCGCTCCACGATCAGGGTCTTGAAGCCCTTGCTGGGCAGAACCCCGAGGAAGGCGGAGGTGGCGAGGCAGTTGGAGGCGATATTCCCCGCCACCACCATGTGCTCGCAACTCAGGTTCACGATGGAGCCGGTGGCGCCGGGCTTGACGTTCTCGAAGTAATTGCTCTCGATGACAGCGGTGCCGTTGTCGGTCTGCTGGACGGTGATGCCGGAACCCGAGGTGAAGGCCATGCCGTTGGAGGCGATGCCTGCGGTGTTGTCGAGGTTGCGGATCACGTTGTCGCGGATGACGATTTTGCACTGGTTGCCGGAAGACCAGATGATGCCGCCCGTTCCATAGACGCCACTTTCCACGTCGTAGCAGTCGATGTAATTGCCCTCAAGGATGGTGTCGCCCGGCACTTCGTAGCCGTAGGTGAGCGAGGTCGAAGTGATGCCCGGCGCGATGGACTCGCCTTCCACCCCATACTCCCAGTTGCCGATGAGCACGTTGTTGCGGATGATCGTGCCCTTCCAGTTGGAGTTCTGGATGCCTTCCTGGAAGGCGCGGGTGACGATGTTGTCGGCGATGAGTAACCCCTGCGAGGCGAAGCTTGCGTCATCCCCATCGATCCAGCCTGAAGAAGAGATGCCGTTGCGCGACCCTAAATGCCCCAGCAAATGCCCGCAATGATCGACGATATTGCGCTGGATGACGCCGTTCCTGCCCCAGTTGCAGTAAATGCCCGAGGACGGAAGGTTGTAGGCTTCGCAATCCACCACGCTGAAATTGTGGCAGAAGACGATGGAAAAGCCGTTGAGCGACTGGTTGGCGCTGAGATCGGGGCCGGAGTAGGCGCTGTTGTCGATGGTCAGCCCACGGATGTGGACGTTCTCCACCACCGTCGAATCGGTGACTGACTGGCCGGAGGTAATCCCTGCGCGCTTGCCGTCGGTCGGGTTGCCGGTAATCATCACCGCGCCCGCGGCGAGCGGGTAGATGTTGCTCAGGGTGATTGTGGACAGGTCGGGGATGATGATGGACTGCGCTTTCACCCCTTCGAGCGTGATGTTGCTCGGGATGATGAGCGGCGAAGCCACGTTCCAGCCGCTATAGGTGCCGGGGGGCACATAGACAACACCCCCGCCTAAGCCGGAGACATAATTGATCGCGGCCTGCCATGCGTTGCGGTGGTTTAAGGAGCCGTTCGAGCCGTAGAAGTCGAGCACGTTCACCTTGAACCGCACCGCGAGCGTGCGTTCTGTCGTGGAGCCTGCGGCGAGGATGGAGAGCGCGGAATCGCTGCCCCCGTCGAGAATCGTGCCGGAGGTGTCGGCGAAGCGTGCCAGCCTTCCAACGGTGGCTGCGCCGGAGACGGAGGCTACGGTGCCGCCTGCCCCGGAAGCGGCCTTTGTGGCTGCGGTGCCCAAGCCTAGATTGGTGCGTGCCGTGGCGGCGCTGGCGAGGCCGGAGAGGTTGCCCGCTGGCTGAAGTGCGGAATCGGCTTTCGTTCCTTGCTCTGTGGTGGCAAACGCCGAAGAATCCTGCGTTGCGGCGGAGCCTACGGCCACGCGGCGGTTCTCGCCACCCCGTGCCACGGGGATCATGTCGCCGGTTTGTACCGTTCCGCCGTTGGTCAGTGCGCTGATTTTGGTATCTGCCATTTACGCTTCCATGAGTAGGTTGTCTCCGGTTTCGAGGAGCAGGCCGTAGCCGCTCTCAAGGAGGAATTCCGAGCCGGGGAATTCTTGCTCCTGCACAATCGCGCGGAACCGCATCACGCCGTGGTAGTACCTGTCCGGCTCCGCTTCGTCCCCCGTATCGGGGAGGAGCTGGTTGAACTCGCAGGTGATCTCGGTGAGGTCGTAGCCTTCCACGTCCACCGCGTTTTCCTGCCGGTCTAATGCCCGGTAGACGCTTTGCATCAGGTCGGCGCATGCCTTGTCGCCGCTGCCCTGCGTCCATGCATGGAGCGTCACGGTGATTTCCTGCCCGTCGCCGGTCTTGGTGCGGAACGGGATGGATGTTTTCTCGCCGATCACCACATACGGGAAGGCTGAAGCCTGCGGGATATGGCTGTAGACGTTCGATCCGATGCGGATAACCAATCGGTCGTAGATGCCCTTGTGCAGTGCGTTGACGGCAAGGGTCATATACCCGCACCATCGGTGTTCTGGCTGCCTTGTCCGATACCGTCATTCACGGCCTTGGCGATGCGTTCCAGGATGAATGGCTTGCTCTTCTCCAATGCGGTAAACATGAACGGTCGCGGCGCGATCTTGTGCGTGCCGAACTCCAGCATCTTGGCATATTTCGCGGAAGCGCTGACCGTGGCAATCAGTTCGTTGTTTTCCTTCTTCACGCTGGAATCGACCTGGATGCTGTTGGTCAGATTGCCGGTATCGGATGCCGGCGCTTCGCCGGGCGCGGAGGCGGTGTGCGCCTTACTGCGCTTGACGAATCCGACCGACCTGCCGTTGATCGTGAACCACGCGGTGGGTTCTTCCCCATCCACGGCGGGGCGCATGTCGTAGGTCTTGCCGGACTTGCCGCCCTGCTGGATGGATTTCTTCGCCTCGGTCGCAACCCGTTGGGCGGCAACGTACAGGGCTTTCTTGACCTGCTTATCGACGGCTTTCTGTACGAGTTCGGTCGCCTTGCGAAGGTTATCCAAGCCGTCAATTTCGACCTTGAATCCGAGGGATGAGCGGTCTGTCCCTGAAAACGTGCCTCCCTCAGTCGCCATGCTCTCGTACCAGTCCTTTGCGTTTCATTTCCGCCAGTCCGATATCCATGAGCGCGGCGATAACTCTTCCATTGTGCCGTTGCGGGGTTTTCTCCTTGCTGGGCTGGCTCTTCGCGGCAAGCCGCTCCAGTCCGTCGATCTTGACGCTGATTTCCATTACGGGATGATCAGCTCGACCATGTGGCGCAGGAGCGTCATCTCCTCGCCCGCGCCCGCGCTCTGCAACTGGCCGGTGATGACCAGCGTGGTATCCGCCGAGGTGTCGATGGCTCCGGTGACGCCCGCCCCGGAGGACTGACCGTAACCGGCCGACCCGGCACTCATGCCGAACTGGCTGTTCTGCGCGTTGCGGTTGGTGATGATGGCCGTTGCCTGCTGGGAAATCAGCGTGGTGCTGCCCGCCTGCAGGAATACCGTGCCTGACGCCCCGCCCAGGCGAATGCGGAGGGTTTTGCTGTTCGCCGAGTTGTTGCCCGAGTTGGTGCAGGTGATCTGGAGGGAGCCGTTGGCGGTCATGAGGCCGCCGGGCACATTGACCGTCACGAAGGTGGTTTCGGTAGTCGTGCCGCTGAGCGTGGCCGAGGCGACGGCAGATGATGCGAGGAAGCAGCGACCGAGCGGCTTCCACACCGAGCCGTTGGAGATGAACAGGGTGCCCCCGCCGATATCGGAGAAGTAATAGATTTTGTCCGTGGCCGCCGATGCCGCAGGGCGGTTGGCGAAAGTCGTGGAGGTAATGGCCATGTCGTTCAATCCATAAGCGTTGAGGAGGGTGAGCAGGCGGCTCATCAGAGGGGCCGGGTGGCGAGGGTGATGGCGGTATCCCCGGTCTGCGTGCCGGTCACCAGCTTGATGAAGCGAAGTCCTGCGACAACGGGCAGGTTCTCGACCGGGCAGTATTTGCTCGCCGCCGTGGTGAGCGTGAAATCCACGCCGCCGCTTTGCACGGTGACGAAGGTTCCGCCCGAAGCGGGGGCAGCCTTGATCTGCACGGTGCTGCCGTCGAAGGTGGAAGGCATGAACAGACCGATCAAATCGGTGCCGTTCAGGTCGATCTCGTTGCTTTCGGTCGCGCCGTTGGCGATGGTCGCCGTCAGGTTGTAGCTGTCGTTGGGCTGGTACTGGTGGCTCTCGGGCATTAGCGGCTCCTGATGCGGATGGTGAGTGTCTGGTCTTGCTCCCGCCCTGCGGCGGTGATGATGTGGTTGACAAGCGCATATTCCGCGCCGAGCGTACCGCCGGAAAGCCAGATCGTGGCAGTGGTCTGGGTGGACGATTCGTTTTCGACCGTGATCCCGGCGGGTGCCGTCCAGGTGCTGGTGGCGATCGTGTCTCCGTCAAGCCAATCCTCCCACTCGATGACGTAATCCTTCAGCGCCTGCGGGTCTTTGATCTTGATGTTGCTCATGCTGCTCTCACGGCTTTCAGTTCAGGGGGCACGCGATACGTGCGGTCTTCCGCCTTCACGCGGTAGGTTCTGTCATCGGCGGGCACGCGGTAGGTGCGATCCGGCGGCGTCGAGCCGGGATCGGCGGAGGAGAATTCGCTCCCGGCGGTCAGCAGTTCGCTCCGCGATGCATTCATGGCGCTGAAGGCGGTCAAGCCATCGGTGGCCGTCAGGGCTTCCGCGAAGGCATGGCCATAGGCCAGCGAGGCAGTGGCGCTGTC carries:
- a CDS encoding right-handed parallel beta-helix repeat-containing protein, whose amino-acid sequence is MADTKISALTNGGTVQTGDMIPVARGGENRRVAVGSAATQDSSAFATTEQGTKADSALQPAGNLSGLASAATARTNLGLGTAATKAASGAGGTVASVSGAATVGRLARFADTSGTILDGGSDSALSILAAGSTTERTLAVRFKVNVLDFYGSNGSLNHRNAWQAAINYVSGLGGGVVYVPPGTYSGWNVASPLIIPSNITLEGVKAQSIIIPDLSTITLSNIYPLAAGAVMITGNPTDGKRAGITSGQSVTDSTVVENVHIRGLTIDNSAYSGPDLSANQSLNGFSIVFCHNFSVVDCEAYNLPSSGIYCNWGRNGVIQRNIVDHCGHLLGHLGSRNGISSSGWIDGDDASFASQGLLIADNIVTRAFQEGIQNSNWKGTIIRNNVLIGNWEYGVEGESIAPGITSTSLTYGYEVPGDTILEGNYIDCYDVESGVYGTGGIIWSSGNQCKIVIRDNVIRNLDNTAGIASNGMAFTSGSGITVQQTDNGTAVIESNYFENVKPGATGSIVNLSCEHMVVAGNIASNCLATSAFLGVLPSKGFKTLIVERNKIINGPMFRFGYITCSAGSSSTAAANEIIFRDNFVTGLARSFIVLNFPNNATVTRLSVKGNECVNINSNGSGSEGFIRLIGGNASAKTLAVSRFEVERNSVSYAGATAYPIIVDSGSVADNALTSVHVYGNNFGSTNLTNKTAIGTPAICAALYEDDNGFPGRPNGRVVIASGAVTMSNSDTLVEIAKTVPATTSVTLPTKVTPYKQFTVKDGAGNAQTYPITLTGTFDGVVNPTISENYGALTFYYNGTTWRITA
- a CDS encoding DUF3168 domain-containing protein is translated as MTLAVNALHKGIYDRLVIRIGSNVYSHIPQASAFPYVVIGEKTSIPFRTKTGDGQEITVTLHAWTQGSGDKACADLMQSVYRALDRQENAVDVEGYDLTEITCEFNQLLPDTGDEAEPDRYYHGVMRFRAIVQEQEFPGSEFLLESGYGLLLETGDNLLMEA
- a CDS encoding HK97-gp10 family putative phage morphogenesis protein; protein product: MATEGGTFSGTDRSSLGFKVEIDGLDNLRKATELVQKAVDKQVKKALYVAAQRVATEAKKSIQQGGKSGKTYDMRPAVDGEEPTAWFTINGRSVGFVKRSKAHTASAPGEAPASDTGNLTNSIQVDSSVKKENNELIATVSASAKYAKMLEFGTHKIAPRPFMFTALEKSKPFILERIAKAVNDGIGQGSQNTDGAGI
- a CDS encoding phage fiber-tail adaptor protein, with the translated sequence MSNIKIKDPQALKDYVIEWEDWLDGDTIATSTWTAPAGITVENESSTQTTATIWLSGGTLGAEYALVNHIITAAGREQDQTLTIRIRSR